A part of Astyanax mexicanus isolate ESR-SI-001 chromosome 2, AstMex3_surface, whole genome shotgun sequence genomic DNA contains:
- the pparaa gene encoding peroxisome proliferator-activated receptor alpha a — translation MVDVPSLFSPLSPVGESVLDSPLCGELIMNMEELEDITCSLSEDPFNLLYMPDWQSSSTSSESSTVQEVPSPASSPSSTVYGVVTGADEVISSPLNLECRVCADRASGFHYGVHACEGCKGFFRRTIRLKLEYDKCERNCKIQKKNRNKCQYCRFHKCLTVGMSHNAIRFGRMPRSEKMKLRAKLQTGEIEDGETQLADLKSLARQIHEAYLKNFQMSKAKARVFLAGKTSTSPFVIHDLETLQQAQSILAAQMLVDEKDELVSGVQERLTESHLFRCCQYTSVETVTQLTEFAKAVPGFASLDINDQVTLLKYGVHEAFFTLLSSYMNKDGLLVASGGGFITREFLKSLRRPFSDMLEPKFQFAIRFNALELDDSDLALFVATIICCGDRPGLANVSDIECIQESIVNALRLHLQANHPDNTMLFPKLLQKLADLRELVTEHAQLVEDIKNTQDSFLHPLLQEIYKDMY, via the exons ATGGTAGACGTACCCAGTCTGTTCAGTCCCTTGTCTCCAGTGGGGGAGTCAGTGTTGGACAGCCCGCTGTGTGGGGAGCTGATCATGAACATGGAGGAGCTCGAGGACATCACCTGCTCCCTCAGCGAGGACCCGTTCAATCTGCTCTACATGCCTGACTGGCAGAGCTCCAGCACCAGCTCTGAAAGCTCTACTGTTCAAG aagTCCCGAGTCCAGCCTCTAGCCCTTCCTCTACAGTGTACGGAGTGGTCACAGGCGCGGATGAAGTCATCTCCAGCCCGCTGAATCTTGAGTGTCGCGTGTGTGCCGATCGTGCCTCTGGCTTTCACTATGGAGTGCATGCCTGTGAGGGATGCAAG GGTTTCTTCAGGAGAACCATACGCCTCAAGCTGGAGTATGACAAGTGTGAGCGCAACTgtaaaatacagaagaaaaaccGGAACAAGTGTCAGtactgccgcttccacaagtgccTTACTGTGGGCATGTCCCATAATG cTATCCGTTTCGGTCGGATGCCCCGCTCAGAGAAGATGAAGCTGAGAGCAAAGCTGCAGACCGGGGAGATAGAGGATGGAGAGACGCAGTTGGCTGATCTGAAGAGTCTGGCCAGGCAGATCCACGAAGCCTACCTCAAAAACTTCCAAATGAGCAAGGCCAAAGCACGAGTCTTCCTCGCTGGGAAGACCAGCACATCA CCTTTTGTCATCCATGACCTGGAAACCCTGCAGCAGGCGCAGTCCATCCTAGCTGCCCAGATGCTGGTTGATGAGAAGGATGAGTTGGTGAGTGGTGTGCAGGAACGACTGACAGAGTCCCACCTCTTTCGCTGCTGCCAGTACACCTCAGTGGAAACGGTCACCCAGCTGACTGAATTCGCCAAAGCTGTGCCGGGCTTCGCGAGTCTGGACATAAACGACCAGGTGACTCTGCTAAAGTATGGTGTGCATGAGGCCTTTTTCACGCTGCTGTCCTCCTACATGAACAAGGATGGGCTGCTGGTGGCCAGCGGTGGCGGCTTCATCACCCGCGAATTCTTAAAGAGCCTCCGACGACCCTTCAGCGACATGCTGGAGCCCAAGTTCCAGTTCGCCATACGCTTCAACGCTCTGGAGCTGGATGACAGTGATCTGGCGCTATTTGTGGCCACAATCATCTGCTGTGGAG ACCGACCAGGACTGGCAAACGTGTCAGACATTGAATGCATTCAAGAAAGTATCGTCAATGCTCTACGACTCCATCTGCAGGCCAACCACCCTGACAACACCATGCTCTTCCCCAAACTCCTGCAGAAACTGGCTGACCTTCGGGAGCTGGTAACAGAGCACGCTCAGCTGGTGGAGGACATTAAgaacacacaggacagttttctCCACCCACTACTGCAGGAAATCTACAAGGATATGTACTGA